The proteins below are encoded in one region of Tolumonas auensis DSM 9187:
- a CDS encoding TIGR04219 family outer membrane beta-barrel protein produces the protein MKKYSLSLLAASVLVAGAAQAADDFSIGAGLDYMYSDMDGSAEGKDRNYSSNSLWTTYVDFRHPLLLVPNAVFQATDISSDASAFDNKLKTYDFALYYSPLELDTLTLNAGLNLRSYDGTLNHHHDYSNDTIMLYGAAETLIPGTDLGAFADMRVSHWDGDHSHDWRMGVSYVVFPDDILKLKLRAGYRNMRVNYTEDSVQLDQHLDNWFLGAELRY, from the coding sequence ATGAAAAAATACAGTTTAAGTCTGCTGGCAGCGTCTGTACTGGTTGCTGGTGCCGCGCAGGCTGCTGATGATTTCAGCATCGGTGCCGGTCTGGACTACATGTATTCCGACATGGATGGTTCGGCGGAAGGCAAGGATCGCAATTACTCTTCTAACAGTCTGTGGACGACATACGTTGATTTCCGTCATCCATTGCTGCTGGTGCCTAATGCAGTTTTTCAGGCCACAGATATCTCTTCTGATGCATCTGCCTTTGATAACAAGCTGAAAACCTACGATTTCGCGTTGTATTACTCTCCGCTGGAGCTGGATACGCTGACCCTGAACGCCGGTCTGAACCTCCGCAGCTATGATGGTACGCTGAATCATCACCACGATTATTCTAACGACACCATCATGCTGTACGGTGCTGCAGAAACATTGATCCCGGGTACTGATCTGGGGGCTTTTGCTGATATGCGTGTTTCGCATTGGGATGGCGATCATTCTCATGACTGGAGAATGGGTGTGAGCTATGTGGTATTCCCGGACGATATTCTGAAGCTGAAGCTGCGTGCCGGCTACCGTAATATGCGTGTGAATTACACCGAAGACAGCGTGCAACTGGATCAGCATCTGGACAACTGGTTCCTGGGTGCAGAGCTGCGTTATTAA
- the epd gene encoding erythrose-4-phosphate dehydrogenase — protein sequence MTIRIAINGFGRIGRNVLRALYESGRRAEIKVVAINEPADAAGMAHLLKYDSTHGRFDWDVRQERDVLYVGDDAIRLLHQKEISQLPWGDLGVDIVLDCSGVYGKRADGEMHLASGAKKVLFSHPGSSDLDATVIYGVNHQQLQSEHRIVSSGSCTTNCIIPIIKLLDDAFSIESGTVTTIHASMNDQQVIDAYHPDLRRTRAASQSIIPVDTKLAAGITRIFPKFCDRFEAISVRVPTINVTAIDLSVTVTNAVSVLDVNTMLQRAAKGDFRSIVDYTELPLVSIDFNHDPHSAIVDGTQTRVSGKHLIKTLVWCDNEWGFANRMLDTTLMMARIGF from the coding sequence ATGACCATCCGTATCGCAATCAATGGTTTTGGCCGCATTGGTCGTAATGTCCTGCGCGCGTTATATGAATCAGGCCGTCGCGCCGAAATCAAGGTCGTCGCCATTAATGAACCTGCGGATGCCGCAGGTATGGCGCACCTGCTGAAATATGACTCGACACATGGCCGTTTTGACTGGGATGTGCGTCAGGAACGCGATGTGCTGTATGTCGGTGATGATGCCATCCGTTTACTGCATCAGAAAGAGATCAGCCAACTGCCGTGGGGCGATCTGGGCGTGGATATCGTGCTGGATTGTAGTGGTGTCTATGGCAAGCGGGCAGATGGTGAAATGCATCTGGCATCCGGCGCCAAAAAAGTACTGTTCTCGCATCCGGGCAGCAGCGATCTGGATGCGACCGTGATTTATGGCGTGAACCATCAGCAGTTACAGTCGGAACATCGTATCGTTTCCAGTGGTTCCTGTACCACCAATTGCATCATCCCCATTATTAAATTGCTGGATGATGCCTTCAGTATTGAATCCGGTACCGTGACGACGATTCATGCCTCGATGAACGATCAGCAGGTGATCGATGCCTATCACCCGGATCTGCGCCGTACCCGCGCCGCCAGTCAGTCGATCATTCCGGTCGATACCAAACTTGCCGCCGGCATCACGCGTATCTTTCCTAAATTCTGCGATCGCTTTGAAGCGATTTCCGTGCGGGTGCCGACGATTAACGTGACAGCCATTGATCTCAGCGTGACGGTCACCAATGCGGTCTCTGTGCTGGACGTTAATACCATGCTGCAACGCGCCGCCAAAGGCGATTTCCGCAGCATCGTCGATTACACCGAGCTACCACTGGTTTCGATTGATTTTAACCACGACCCGCACAGCGCGATTGTCGATGGCACGCAAACCCGCGTCAGTGGCAAACATCTGATCAAAACACTGGTCTGGTGCGATAACGAATGGGGCTTTGCCAACCGCATGCTGGATACCACGCTGATGATGGCCAGGATTGGGTTTTAG
- a CDS encoding zinc ribbon domain-containing protein: protein MTYLIKCPACQQEGLDPRYSPIACIHCKKEFNIVGFCPTCHSELQKFKCCSVDFFCNTCNELISKKKVDFHVSPASPAG from the coding sequence ATGACTTATCTGATTAAATGTCCTGCCTGCCAGCAGGAAGGGTTGGATCCGCGATATAGCCCTATTGCCTGCATCCATTGCAAAAAAGAATTCAATATTGTGGGATTTTGCCCAACCTGCCACTCGGAGTTACAAAAATTTAAGTGCTGCTCTGTCGATTTTTTTTGTAATACATGCAATGAGCTGATTTCAAAGAAAAAAGTTGATTTTCATGTCAGCCCGGCATCACCTGCTGGCTGA
- a CDS encoding LysR family transcriptional regulator, with protein MELRQLRAFVTLADCLNFTEAAQKLFITQPALSKQIHALEETLGGLLFTRNRRGAELTPLGKELHEQTRTLVLQAEQLKRHAQRVLKGQSGKLAIGIGLSSLRLASSFTAQFRVLYPDVTITFQDTSSVPLIAQLLADQSQLGFLRLPIEPPLVAHKLLTDQLVLAVNRHHYSGHDEADFLRQLEQLPLLRLTPTQGQRFNRQIDQFLAFHNCYPVVAQYAGDNQTLLALVAAGLGVAIVPQSAVFIAPEEVDIIPLSGDYTQWDIGIAWNPHYDNPIRDAFIQLVLQREADKT; from the coding sequence ATGGAACTACGTCAGTTACGTGCTTTTGTGACTTTGGCTGATTGCCTGAATTTTACAGAAGCAGCGCAAAAGTTATTTATTACCCAGCCGGCTCTTTCCAAGCAGATCCATGCTTTGGAAGAAACGCTGGGCGGATTATTGTTTACCCGTAACCGGCGCGGAGCAGAATTAACGCCGTTGGGTAAAGAACTGCATGAACAAACCCGCACGCTGGTATTGCAAGCCGAGCAGTTAAAACGACACGCGCAACGGGTGTTAAAAGGGCAATCCGGCAAGCTAGCGATCGGGATCGGGCTTTCCAGCCTGCGTCTGGCATCATCGTTCACCGCGCAATTCCGCGTGCTGTATCCCGATGTCACCATCACCTTTCAAGACACCTCATCAGTGCCGCTGATAGCCCAATTACTGGCTGATCAATCGCAATTAGGCTTCTTACGATTACCCATTGAGCCACCGTTGGTCGCGCATAAGTTATTAACCGATCAATTAGTATTAGCGGTGAACCGACACCATTATTCCGGCCATGACGAAGCAGATTTTTTACGCCAGTTGGAGCAATTACCACTGCTGCGTTTAACGCCAACACAAGGGCAACGTTTTAATCGGCAGATTGATCAATTCCTGGCTTTTCATAATTGTTACCCAGTGGTTGCGCAATATGCAGGCGATAATCAGACCTTACTGGCGCTGGTGGCAGCCGGACTGGGTGTGGCGATTGTGCCGCAAAGTGCGGTATTTATTGCGCCGGAAGAGGTAGATATCATTCCATTATCGGGCGATTACACGCAATGGGATATCGGTATAGCGTGGAATCCGCATTACGATAACCCGATCCGGGATGCATTTATTCAGCTGGTGTTACAGCGTGAAGCGGATAAAACATGA
- a CDS encoding sugar phosphatase, giving the protein MKCKGFLFDLDGTLVDSLPAVERAWSNWAKSRGLDPEEVLGFIHGKQAITSLRHFMQGESEEVIQEQFRLLEKTEAEDTVGISALPGAVELLHRLNELSVPWAIVTSGSVPVAHARHAAGELARPEIFITAELVARGKPNPDPYLLGAEKLGLKPEECVVVEDAPAGILSGLAAGCKVIAVNAPDDAPGLDKVDLVLQSLAALQIEAGQDNEFIISLTNG; this is encoded by the coding sequence ATGAAATGCAAAGGGTTTCTTTTTGATCTCGACGGCACGCTGGTCGATTCCTTACCTGCGGTTGAACGTGCATGGTCAAACTGGGCGAAGAGCCGTGGTCTGGATCCGGAAGAGGTATTAGGGTTTATTCACGGCAAACAGGCGATCACCTCACTGCGTCATTTCATGCAGGGGGAGAGCGAAGAGGTAATTCAGGAGCAATTCCGCCTGCTGGAGAAAACCGAAGCCGAAGATACAGTTGGTATTTCTGCCTTACCGGGCGCTGTGGAGCTGTTGCATCGTCTGAATGAATTATCAGTACCCTGGGCCATCGTGACCTCCGGTTCTGTACCGGTAGCCCATGCCCGGCATGCGGCGGGTGAGCTGGCTCGCCCGGAGATTTTTATTACCGCAGAGCTGGTGGCGCGTGGCAAACCTAATCCGGATCCGTATCTGCTGGGCGCTGAAAAGCTGGGACTGAAACCCGAAGAGTGTGTCGTGGTGGAAGATGCACCGGCCGGTATCCTTTCCGGACTGGCGGCGGGTTGCAAGGTGATTGCTGTCAATGCACCGGATGATGCGCCTGGGCTGGATAAGGTAGATTTGGTGCTGCAATCACTGGCGGCACTGCAGATTGAAGCTGGTCAGGATAACGAGTTCATCATTAGCCTGACTAACGGCTGA
- the cysI gene encoding assimilatory sulfite reductase (NADPH) hemoprotein subunit, whose protein sequence is MSEQKLSDNERLKAESNFLRGTIELDLKNDLTGGFTGDNFQLIRLHGMYQQDDRDIRAERAQQKLEPLHNVMLRARMPGGIITPEQWLGIDKFAHDHTMYGSIRLTTRQTFQFHGVLKPNIKMMHQTLNKYGIDSIATAGDVNRNVLCTSNPVESELHQEAYEWAKKISEHLLPKTRAYAEIWLDGEKLGPDEEPILGSTYLPRKFKTTVVIPPHNDIDVHANDLNFVAIAEDGKLVGFNVLVGGGLAMTHGNKETFPRKADDFGFIRKEDTLKFAEAVVTTQRDWGNRVNRQNAKTKYTLERVGVDAFKAEVEKRTGIKFEESRPYVFTSRGDRFGWVEGIDGKQHLTLFIENGRILDFPGKPLKTGLAEIAKIHKGDFRMTANQNLIIAGVPKKDKAKIEKIARAHGLIDDAITEQRKNSMACVALPTCPLAMAEAERFLPAFTTQIEAVMAKHGLADDHVIFRVTGCPNGCGRAMLAEIGLVGKAMDRYNFYIGGNREGTRIPRQYRENITSAEILKEIDALLGRWAKERNENEGFGDFVIRAGIVKPVVDSAKDFYAA, encoded by the coding sequence ATGAGCGAGCAAAAATTATCTGACAACGAACGTCTGAAAGCGGAAAGTAATTTCCTGCGCGGTACGATTGAGCTGGATCTGAAAAATGATCTGACCGGCGGCTTTACCGGCGACAACTTCCAGCTGATCCGTTTGCATGGCATGTATCAGCAGGATGACCGCGATATTCGTGCCGAGCGCGCTCAGCAGAAACTGGAACCGCTGCACAACGTGATGTTACGTGCCCGTATGCCGGGCGGTATCATCACTCCGGAACAATGGTTAGGTATTGATAAGTTTGCGCATGACCACACCATGTATGGCAGCATTCGTCTGACTACGCGTCAGACCTTCCAGTTCCACGGTGTGCTGAAGCCAAACATCAAAATGATGCATCAGACACTGAACAAATACGGCATCGACTCTATCGCTACTGCGGGTGACGTGAACCGTAACGTGCTGTGTACGTCGAATCCGGTGGAATCAGAGCTGCATCAGGAAGCCTATGAGTGGGCGAAGAAAATCTCTGAGCATCTGCTGCCGAAAACGCGTGCGTATGCTGAAATCTGGTTAGATGGCGAGAAGTTAGGTCCGGATGAAGAGCCAATTTTGGGTTCAACTTATCTGCCGCGTAAATTTAAAACCACCGTGGTTATTCCGCCGCACAACGATATCGATGTGCATGCTAACGACCTGAACTTCGTGGCCATTGCCGAAGATGGCAAGCTGGTTGGTTTCAACGTGCTGGTGGGTGGTGGTTTGGCCATGACGCATGGCAACAAAGAAACCTTCCCACGTAAAGCGGATGATTTCGGTTTTATCCGCAAAGAAGACACGCTGAAATTTGCCGAAGCTGTTGTCACCACACAACGTGACTGGGGTAACCGTGTTAACCGCCAAAACGCGAAAACCAAATACACGCTGGAACGTGTCGGTGTTGATGCATTTAAAGCGGAAGTGGAAAAACGTACCGGTATCAAGTTTGAAGAAAGTCGCCCGTATGTATTCACCAGCCGTGGTGATCGTTTCGGTTGGGTGGAAGGTATCGATGGCAAACAGCATCTGACGCTGTTCATCGAAAACGGCCGTATTCTGGATTTCCCTGGCAAACCGCTGAAAACCGGTCTGGCTGAAATTGCGAAAATTCACAAAGGTGATTTCCGCATGACCGCGAACCAGAACCTGATCATCGCGGGTGTGCCGAAAAAAGATAAAGCGAAAATCGAGAAAATTGCCCGTGCGCATGGCTTGATTGACGATGCCATTACCGAACAGCGTAAAAACTCGATGGCGTGCGTGGCATTGCCAACGTGCCCATTAGCGATGGCAGAAGCAGAACGTTTCCTGCCTGCGTTCACCACGCAAATCGAAGCAGTGATGGCAAAACACGGTTTGGCTGATGATCATGTGATTTTCCGTGTCACTGGCTGCCCGAATGGTTGTGGTCGCGCGATGCTGGCGGAAATTGGTCTGGTGGGTAAAGCCATGGATCGTTATAACTTCTATATCGGTGGTAACCGTGAAGGTACGCGTATTCCGCGTCAGTACCGTGAGAACATCACCTCTGCTGAGATCTTGAAAGAGATCGATGCGCTGCTGGGTCGTTGGGCGAAAGAGCGTAATGAGAACGAAGGCTTTGGTGATTTCGTGATCCGCGCTGGTATCGTGAAACCTGTCGTTGATTCTGCTAAGGATTTCTATGCCGCATAA
- a CDS encoding phosphoadenylyl-sulfate reductase → MPHNLLSLSALVALSKEEQTAQLAEVNQQLEALSAQERVQWAFEHLEGEFILSSSFGIQAALMLHLVTQVRPDVPVVLTDTGYLFPETYQFIDQLTERLKLNLKVYQAPITPAWQEARYGKLWEQGVEGIEKYNQINKVEPMARALKELDVKTWFSGLRREQSSTRGNLPVLAVQRGIFKFLPVIDWTNKDVFYYFKEHDLPYHPLWEQGYLSVGDVQTTAKWEQGMTEEQTRFFGLKRECGLHEEK, encoded by the coding sequence ATGCCGCATAATCTTTTGTCGCTGAGTGCACTGGTTGCACTCTCTAAAGAAGAACAGACAGCTCAGCTCGCTGAAGTAAATCAGCAGTTGGAGGCGCTCAGCGCACAAGAGCGTGTGCAATGGGCATTTGAACATCTGGAAGGCGAGTTCATTCTCTCTTCGAGCTTCGGTATTCAGGCTGCCCTGATGTTGCATCTGGTGACGCAGGTGCGCCCCGATGTGCCAGTGGTGCTGACCGATACCGGCTATCTATTCCCGGAAACCTATCAGTTTATTGATCAGCTGACCGAACGTTTGAAACTGAATCTGAAAGTATATCAGGCTCCGATCACCCCGGCCTGGCAGGAAGCCCGTTACGGCAAACTGTGGGAACAGGGCGTGGAAGGTATTGAGAAATACAATCAGATCAACAAAGTCGAACCGATGGCACGGGCGCTGAAAGAGCTGGATGTCAAAACCTGGTTCTCCGGTTTGCGTCGTGAGCAGTCATCGACCCGTGGCAATTTGCCGGTGCTGGCGGTGCAGCGCGGGATCTTCAAGTTCCTGCCAGTGATCGACTGGACCAACAAAGACGTGTTCTATTACTTCAAAGAACATGATCTGCCATATCACCCACTGTGGGAGCAAGGCTACCTGTCAGTGGGTGATGTGCAGACCACCGCGAAGTGGGAACAGGGGATGACGGAAGAACAAACCCGTTTCTTCGGTCTGAAACGCGAGTGCGGATTGCACGAAGAGAAATAA
- a CDS encoding assimilatory sulfite reductase (NADPH) flavoprotein subunit, whose product MSDKSPSLGPIGGPQLSKLAEAVANLSPTELIWASGFLFGLAQGAGGVAVAGTSSATSSAVAAQPTGSLTILVGSQTGNAKGVAESVKAQAEARGIPVSLVAMNDYKPKQLKKETHVLIVTSTYGEGEPPEAAADLHAQLKGGKIGKLFGLQFAVLGLGDSSYEFFCQTAKDFDAFFEKAEATRLQDAAILDVDYRAAADAWAASFLDKLAATLTAAPAVAAVAGSAVIAAGHSAYDKFNPFTATLSTNQKITGRDSTKDIRHFEINLEGSGITYQPGDALGIWFDNDAAVVAEILALTGLTGDEQVTVSGKAAALSDALTNQFELTRLHAAFITGLAEISADDKLKALAADKDETRKFAANAQIVDVLKRFPTKLTAEQLVGLLRALSPRLYSIASAQSEVEEEVHLTVGVVRYPQEDGSVRSGGASSFLADRVQEGGEVRVFVEHNDSFRLPADSNTPVIMVGPGTGIAPFRSFIQERDAQGAEGKNWLFFGNPHFTQDFLYQVEWQKYVKSGLLTKIDLAFSRDQANKIYVQDKLKAKGAEVWQWLQEGAHFYVCGDANRMAKDVHDALVNIVVEHGGKNAEQAEEYVNELRRAKRYQRDVY is encoded by the coding sequence ATGAGCGACAAATCTCCATCTTTGGGTCCCATCGGCGGACCGCAGCTTTCTAAATTGGCGGAAGCCGTAGCAAATTTATCTCCGACTGAACTGATCTGGGCCAGCGGCTTTTTGTTTGGTTTGGCACAAGGTGCGGGTGGCGTTGCTGTTGCCGGCACTTCATCAGCGACCAGTAGTGCAGTTGCTGCGCAACCAACCGGTAGTCTGACTATTCTGGTGGGTTCACAAACCGGTAATGCCAAAGGCGTTGCGGAAAGCGTGAAAGCACAAGCTGAAGCGCGTGGTATTCCTGTGTCACTGGTGGCCATGAATGACTACAAACCAAAACAGCTGAAAAAAGAAACCCATGTCCTGATCGTCACCAGCACCTACGGTGAAGGCGAACCGCCGGAAGCCGCAGCCGATCTGCACGCGCAACTGAAAGGCGGCAAAATCGGTAAACTGTTCGGTCTGCAATTTGCGGTACTGGGTCTGGGCGATTCTTCTTATGAATTTTTCTGCCAGACAGCCAAAGATTTTGATGCGTTCTTCGAGAAAGCCGAAGCAACCCGTCTGCAGGATGCGGCAATTCTGGATGTCGATTACCGTGCTGCGGCCGATGCCTGGGCCGCGAGCTTTCTGGATAAACTGGCCGCAACTTTAACAGCAGCACCGGCTGTTGCGGCAGTGGCTGGTTCAGCCGTGATTGCTGCAGGTCATAGCGCGTATGACAAATTTAACCCGTTTACCGCGACGCTGAGCACCAACCAGAAAATTACCGGTCGTGATTCGACGAAAGATATCCGCCATTTTGAGATCAATCTGGAAGGCTCTGGTATCACCTATCAACCGGGTGATGCGCTGGGTATCTGGTTTGATAATGATGCTGCCGTGGTAGCTGAAATTCTGGCACTGACTGGTTTAACGGGTGATGAGCAGGTAACCGTATCAGGTAAAGCCGCTGCATTAAGTGATGCCCTGACCAATCAGTTTGAACTGACCCGTCTGCATGCCGCTTTTATTACTGGTCTGGCTGAAATTTCTGCTGACGACAAACTGAAAGCCCTGGCAGCGGATAAAGATGAAACCCGAAAATTTGCCGCAAACGCACAGATTGTCGATGTCTTAAAACGCTTCCCAACTAAACTGACGGCTGAACAGCTGGTGGGTTTACTGCGTGCACTGAGCCCGCGTTTGTACTCTATCGCTTCTGCACAGTCTGAAGTGGAAGAAGAGGTGCATCTGACCGTCGGTGTCGTGCGTTATCCGCAGGAAGATGGTTCTGTGCGCTCTGGTGGAGCTTCTTCATTCCTGGCTGATCGTGTTCAGGAGGGTGGCGAAGTGCGCGTGTTCGTGGAACACAACGACAGCTTCCGGCTGCCAGCTGACTCGAATACGCCAGTGATCATGGTGGGGCCGGGTACTGGTATTGCACCATTCCGTTCTTTTATTCAGGAGCGTGATGCCCAAGGCGCCGAAGGCAAAAACTGGTTGTTCTTCGGTAATCCGCATTTCACCCAGGACTTTCTGTATCAGGTGGAATGGCAGAAATATGTGAAGAGCGGTTTGCTGACTAAAATTGATTTAGCCTTCAGCCGTGATCAAGCGAATAAAATCTACGTACAAGATAAATTAAAGGCCAAAGGCGCAGAAGTGTGGCAATGGCTGCAGGAAGGTGCACATTTCTATGTCTGCGGTGATGCCAACCGTATGGCGAAAGATGTTCACGATGCACTGGTGAATATTGTGGTGGAACACGGCGGTAAGAATGCCGAACAAGCCGAAGAATATGTAAATGAACTGCGTCGTGCCAAGCGTTACCAGAGGGATGTCTACTGA